Proteins from a single region of Psilocybe cubensis strain MGC-MH-2018 chromosome 3, whole genome shotgun sequence:
- a CDS encoding Splicing factor 3B subunit 2, which yields MVVPQADMVSNGADSASKSKVDGKAIKSKNQLRRLKQKQKKQAEQNKERSRSESVTESEREEERPSNVEYVSEQLDLSDAGLEAFSDVFARFQLPPDESSGKASDGNNKGEVIYSDDDMASEGDSDAEAKPLSKKKARKMARLTVAELKQLVKKPEVVEWTDVTAADPRLLLHLKSYRNTVPIPIHWSAKRDYLQGKRGIEKPPFQLPAYIADTGIATMRDAVKEKEANMSLKAKTRERVQPKMGKVDIDYQKLHDAFFKFQTKPPVTGFGEMYYEGKEFETSLKEKRPGDLSPELVEALSIPPLAPPPWLISMQRFGPPPSYPTLRIPGLNAPIPEGAQWGFHPGGWGKPPLDEYNRPLYGDVFGVLPKAGDSGIGEPISKELWGELEPEEGSSQDEESEESEEESDEEETNEPTPADGMQTPSGLETPSGMTSVVSTVAGGLETPDFLELRKGRSVSEAMEASSGPRSLYQVVPEKQTSVRGLMGSERGYDVSAVAGAPIPVLGDERGTKRKANGVDVSIDASELEGLSEEELRRKYDAHARGNAGVPGSGRSEDFSDMVAKEMAKKKQKMDREREGKKSGKEFKF from the exons ATGGTAGTTCCTCAAGCTGACATGGTCAGCAATGGTGCTGACAGTGCTTCAAAAAGCAAGGTCGACGGGAAGGCCATAAAATCCAAAAACCAGCTCCGACGCCtaaagcagaagcagaagaagcagGCG GAACAAAATAAGGAGAGATCTCGTAGCGAATCTGTTACTGAGAGTGAACGCGAGGAGGAAAGACCATCTAATGTTGAGTACGTGTCTGAGCAGTTGGATCTCAGCGACGCCGGCCTTGAAGCATTTTCCGACGTATTTGCTCGTTTCCAGCTTCCACCTGATGAATCTTCA GGGAAGGCTTCTGATGGCAATAACAAAGGAGAAGTGATCTACTCCGACGACGATATGGCCTCCGAAGGGGACTCAGATGCTGAAGCTAAACCTCTctcaaagaaaaaagcgCGGAAAATGGCGCGATTGACGGTCGCAGAACTGAAGCAACTGGTGAAGAAGCCCGAAGTCGTCGAATGGACAGATGTCACTGCGGCTGACCCACGGTTGCTGTTGCACCTCAAATCTTACAGAAACACCGTCCCAATCCCGATCCACTGGAGTGCGAAACGTGACTACCTGCAAGGCAAACGAGGTATCGAGAAACCACCCTTCCAGCTGCCGGCGTACATCGCAGACACGGGAATTGCAACAATGCGCGATGCagtgaaggagaaggaggcaaACATGAGTCTCAAGGCGAAGACAAGAGAGCGAGTGCAGCCCAAGATGGGTAAAGTGGATATCGACTATCAGAAACTACACGATGCATTCTTCAAGTTCCAAACGAAGCCGCCAGTGACTGGGTTCGGAGAGATGTACTACGAAGGAAAGGAATTCGAGACGTCACTGAAGGAGAAGCGACCTGGAGATCTCTCACCGGAACTTGTAGAAGCGTTGTCGATCCCTCCCCTTGCACCACCTCCATGGCTTATCAGCATGCAACGATTCGGTCCTCCTCCAAGTTACCCAACCCTGCGGATACCTGGTCTCAACGCGCCTATTCCAGAAGG TGCACAGTGGGGTTTCCATCCAGGTGGATGGGGTAAACCTCCCCTTGACGAATATAACCGACCACTTTATGGCGATGTTTTCGGTGTGCTACCCAAGGCCGGAGATTCCGGA ATTGGTGAACCTATTTCAAAAGAGTTGTGGGGAGAATTGGAACCAGAAGAGGGTTCGTCTC AAGACGAGGAGTCCGaagaatcagaagaagaatCCGACGAGGAAGAGACAAACGAACCTACACCAGCAGACGGCATGCAGACACCTTCCGGATTGGAAACCCCATCAGGCATGACGAGTGTTGTATCAACTGTTGCTGGCGGATTGGAAACCCCCGATTTCCTGGAGCTGAGGAAGGGCAGGTCGGTGTCGGAGGCGATGGAAGCTTCTTCGGGCCCAAGATCGCTATACCAGGTCGTACCAGAGAAGCAGACGTCTGTCCGTGGTCTCATGGGCAGCGAGCGTGGGTACGACGTCAGTGCCGTTGCTGGTGCGCCTATACCTGTGTTGGGAGACGAGCGCGGCACCAAG CGAAAAGCAAATGGTGTTGATGTCTCAATCGATGCTTCAGAGCTCGAAGGCTTATCGGAAGAAGAGCTGCGCCGCAAATACGACGCACATGCACGGGGCAACGCGGGCGTCCCCGGAAGCGGGCGCAGCGAAGATTTTTCCGACATGGTTGCGAAAGAGAtggcgaagaagaagcagaagatgGACAGAGAGAGGGAAGGCAAGAAGAGCGGCAAGGAGTTCAAGTTTTAG